TCGATGCCCGCAGCGCGCACGCCGTCTTTGCGGCCGCCTGGATTGCCATTCAGATTCTGTCGAAGCTATCGTTCATCGCTATCGGCTGCGCCGGCATTCTGTGGTGCATGGAAATGCTTCGCGAGCCACGGTTCAGAATAGCGGGCGCGATCGGCACGCTTTCGGCGCTGGGGCTCGTGTTGTTCGCCGCCATCGGCGGCCCGCTGAGGCCTCACAACCTCGTTGTTGCGGGAATCGCACTTTCGGTCTGGTGTTGCGCGCTCGCCTACCGGATTGCCGCGCAGCCTGCGGCCTAGCCGTGGTGGAAATGGAAGAGGTTGCCGTCGAGATCGCTTACGGTGAACTGCCGTAATCCCCACGGCTTGTCTTCCGGGGGCTCGACGATATTCGCTCCACGCGACCGCAGTTCTTCATAAGACGCGTCGAGATCCGGAGCGAATATCCAGTGAACGGCCGGCTCGAATGGCGCCTCTCGTTTGCGGAAGAAGATCGCTGCGTTTCCGCGGACGACCGCGCCGGTCTCTTTGCCTTCGACGAGCCACTTGATTTCGAAGCCCAGCGCATCGCGGTAATGCTGTTGCGCGCGCTCGACGTCGGCTACCGGCAACTCGGGCACCGGCTGGCCAATCGTTGTTAGATTCGTTTCAGCGGTCATGCAATGATCGTCCTTTCTCCGAATTTTCACCGTAGTGCTGACATCCGACCTTCGTGGTTCGTGAATTATATCGCAAGCGTATCAACACGGTACTTGCCGAAGATTGGGTCTCGCGTCGCGACGGTAAGGTCTTCGAGTTGCGCCTGAGCGATGATCATGCGATCAAACGGATCGGAGTGATGCACAGGCAACGCGTAAACAGCGAGCGCGTGGTCTTTGGTGACGTCTACAACCATAATTTGAAAATCAGCGATCCGCCGAGGAACGTACACCGATGGTTCGGCCGGAAGCTCCAATCTGCCGATTCCGGCTTTGATCAACAACTCCCAAATGCTCGCAGCCGAGAGGAAGAGCGCCGTCCGTGGATTCTCCAAGAGGCGCCGCGCAGTCGGGCGAACTCGCTTCCAGTCTCCGGCAATCCATAGAAACGCGTGCGTATCGAGTAGCACCCTCACTTGGCGCCGAACGCCCTCGCTATCTCCGGCGGCAGCGGTGCGTCGAAGTCGGGCGCCATGCGTATCTTCCCCTCGTCCAGGCCGAAGGGGCGTTTCCCTATAGAGGTGGGAACGATCTCAGCTACGGGCTTCCCGCCACGCGTA
This Candidatus Eremiobacterota bacterium DNA region includes the following protein-coding sequences:
- a CDS encoding VOC family protein, which gives rise to MTAETNLTTIGQPVPELPVADVERAQQHYRDALGFEIKWLVEGKETGAVVRGNAAIFFRKREAPFEPAVHWIFAPDLDASYEELRSRGANIVEPPEDKPWGLRQFTVSDLDGNLFHFHHG
- a CDS encoding type II toxin-antitoxin system VapC family toxin, which gives rise to MRVLLDTHAFLWIAGDWKRVRPTARRLLENPRTALFLSAASIWELLIKAGIGRLELPAEPSVYVPRRIADFQIMVVDVTKDHALAVYALPVHHSDPFDRMIIAQAQLEDLTVATRDPIFGKYRVDTLAI
- a CDS encoding type II toxin-antitoxin system Phd/YefM family antitoxin; the encoded protein is MKTASILQAKTHFSTLVRLAERGERITITRGGKPVAEIVPTSIGKRPFGLDEGKIRMAPDFDAPLPPEIARAFGAK